The Terriglobus sp. TAA 43 sequence ATGGATAGTTCGGTGCCAATGCTCAACAGCAATCAGTTGGCTTCAGACCGCACATGGCTAGCATATGAACGAACACTGATGGCGTGGATAAGGACCGCGACGTCAATGATCAGCTTCGGATTTACAATCTACAAGTTTTTTGAAGAACGTCCGCCAAATCCTCACGCTCTCTTGAGCTCAAGAGATTTCGCCATACTGATGATTAGTTTTGGCCTTATCGCCCTGACTCTTGCAACAATTCAGCACGTACGTGAAATCACGTCTCTCAAGGGTCAGGAAAGCAGAACACATTTTTCGATTGCTTTGGTACTTTCTATCTTGATCGCATTGCTGGGGGCAATCGCACTGATATCGATTTTGCACCGCGAATGATACTGCCTATCAAGATGCCAACTTAGAAATTCCACACATTTAACAGTGCTTGGCGTTCGGATTGTCAAATGTATCGACATTATCCGCATCACTACGATCGATGCAGGCGAAATCCTTTTCAATTGTGATCTGCAACATCTCGCCCCCGTAAACGACTTGTTCGGCATACAAGCCGACGGCGCTATTGTCCTTTGCCCACCCAACAATATCCTCTGTGGGCGCAGTGACACGAATAGAAAGGCCATCTTGTTCCGCCATGATCACTCTGTAATGAGAGCCGTGTTCTATCGAGTAGGACAATCGACCAGCAGGATTACTGATACTTAATAGCGTGTGCGATTCGATTCTTCCCTCCTCCGCCAACGCTTGGACTTCGCTCCTTAGCAGGCGGAAACGTATGGAATTATCTTTGATTCTCAATTTCATACGATGCAACACTCTCCTAAAGATGCTTTTGGAACTTGTAGTTCAGCTCGAAGTAGCCGTAGTTCGAATCGCGATTACAGCGATAGATCGCAGCAATCACTGTCTTCCCATAAGCATGAGCATAATAGGCCGACAGTGATATTTGAGAGTAACGACATGGTCCGTACTCATGTCGAAGAGTGAGAAGGAGGCCGTCCCGTGTAGCCAAACACTTTGCGATCAAACGCTCTCCGTCTCCCTGATACCCCATGTATCACCTTCAGCTGAACCCAGGGCGAGCTGAAAGTATCGCGGTGGAGATCTCCACATCACCGAAAATTTTAGGCCTTCTCTTTTAAAGAGTTAGGCTCTCTTTGCACATTTGTGGGTGCATCTGTGACTTGACGGCGACCGGCATCGATAGGCGAATATATGGCGAAGACGCCATGCCCTCCCCCAACACAATCCGGGTGCAAATCGAAGCCGCTTTAGCTTCCAGAATCCCCTCTGCACTGACACCTCCGCCGAAGATCATCCGGCCAACCAGCCCCGTCGGAATTGCTGCGCTGGATGATCTTATTGGTGGAGGTTTCCCAGTTGGCGCCGTGACGGAACTCGTGGGCGAAGAATGCACGGGGAGGACATCGGTCGCTCTTTCGTTCCTCGCATCAATCACGGCTACTGGAAAGGTTTGCGCATGGATCGATGTATCTGACACTCTCCATCCCGCTTCTGCAGCTTCGGTAGGTGTCGATCTCAAGCGCCTGCTCTGGGTGCGGTGTGGTGCACGGGAACGCATAGCTGTTAAGGAGACGAAACAATTCTCCTTGACTGCGGCCTGCTTTGCTCCGAAGGTTGTGACAAAGGGATTGCATGGCGGTGGGCATGGAACGCATCCACGCTCTGAAGCGAAGAGACTTTCTGCTGCTGTGGATCGATTCCTGAGTGACGAAGTCGTAGCTGCCCGATGTGCTGAGCCGATCGCGAAGCCTCGGCCTATTCCGCGGACATTCGAATCAAGCCTGACACCCGCAACAACCACAAAGCCAATACGCCGCCGTGCCCGTACCTACGATGCGATCGAACAGGCAATGCGAGCGACTGATCTCCTGATTCAGACGGGAGGTTTTAGTGCGATTGTGCTGGACCTTGGTGGCGTTGCACCGGAGTACGCCGTAAAGATCGAACTATCGACGTGGCATCGCTACCGCCTGGCAGCGGAACAAACGCAGTCCAGCATTCTTCTCCTCTCGCAATATCCCTGTGCGAAAAGCAGTTCTGAGTTGCAGTTGCGTTTGCATCCGATGGATGACCTCCGTGAAGAGGGAACGGTATTCACAGGACTCAATACGCGTGTGGAGGTATTGCGTCAGCGATTCGCGCAGACCCCTTCGAATGTCATTCCCATGCGTAAACCTCCGCAACGAGCGACAGAAGCTGGCTGGCAACAACGCACGAGTTGGGTGGGGAAGAAATGAAGATGCCTCCTGAACTCTATGTGTGCGTCTACGCGCGGGAGTTTCCTGCGCAAGCGTTGCTTCGCCTTCGACCGGAATTGCATGAGAGACCGTGTGTGATCGTCGAAGGAGAAGCACCGCAACAAGCCATATGCGGATTCAATACGCGCGCCAGACTTCTAGGTCTTCAATGTGGGATGACAAGAGTTGAGATAGACACTTTCGAAGGCGTCACAGTCCTGGATCGGTCCCTACGCACTGAAGATGCTGTGCGAACGATTCTCCTAGAGTGTGCAGGAAGTTTCTCGCCGCGTATGGAAGACCGCAGTGTCGACGGCATTTTCATCTGTGTTCTGGATGCATCGGGAACGGAAAGTCTCTTCGGGCCACCACTCATGCTTGGCAAGCAGCGTCGACAACGGCTCCGGGCAATCGGTATCTCAGCATCAATCACAGTCAGTTCGAACTTCCATACTGCGATCTGTCTCGCTAGGAGTTTGAGTGGCGGAATTCCGATTCAGGTAGTACATCGAGGAGATGAAGCGAAAGCAATGTCTGTTCTTCCGCTGTCAGTGCTCGACATGAGCGAAACACAAGAAGAGACATTTCGTACTTGGGGCATTCGCACTGTCGGTGCATTATCGGCTCTGCCGGAGAAGTCACTGATTTCGCGAGTTGGGCAAGATGGAAAACGCCTACTTCAACTGGCGCGGGGAGAACATCCACATCTCCTGCAGCCAATTGATGTGCCGTTCATTCTGGAAGAACAAAGGGAACTGGATTCGCCACTCGATGACTTGGAGTCATTGCTCTTTGGCCTCTCCACAATGATGGAGCAGTTGATTCTGCGAGCGAAGTCACGTGTCTACGCTCTGGCGTCGATCACAATCACTCTGTATCTCGAAGATGGTGGAAAGTACGAACGTACCGTGAATCCGCGCGTTCCCACAAATGACAAGCAGCTTTGGTTAAAGCTGCTTCATCTCGATCTACATAACCATCCTCCACAAGCTTCGATCCTGAGAGTTCATCTGCACGCAGAACCGGGTCCCACCAGCAAAGTACAGCTTGGTCTCTTTTCACCACAATTGCCGGAGCCGGGAAGATTGGACATCACACTGGCTCGTATCACTGCCATTGTTGGCGAAGGCAATGTCGGACAAGCCGTTCTCGACGACACGCGGCGCTCAGATGACTTCCATATTGAACCTTTTGTAATTGTGTCTACCGAGCCACTTCCCTTCACCGCCACAGAGCGCTTGTGTCTGCGCGTGTTGCGCCCCGCCGAACGGACAACGGTTGCTGTGAGATTGGGACGCCCCTGCGAGATCTACTTCCGCTCTCGTCGTTATGCGGTGGAGAAAGCCTACGGCCCCTGGCTGAATGGTGGCGATTGGTGGAACGAAGCTATCTGGGGCAATGAACAGTGGGATGTGATCGCGAGATCCAAAGACAACGCATTTCTCGCATGCAGACTCGCGAGAGATTTCGTTCAAAACGAGTGGCGTATGGAAGGTCTGTATGACTGATCGCTACATCGAGCTCCATTCGGCAAGCGCATTCTCGTTCCTTGAAGGAGGATCCCAACCGGAAGCGCTCGCCGAGCGTGCATTTGCGCTTGAAATGCCGGCACTGGCACTCATGGATCGCAATGGCTTTTACGGCTCGGCTCGGTTTCACAAGATCGCGTCAGAGAACAAGATCACCGCGCATGTAGGGGCTGAAGTGGCAGTCACGGGTTTTGGACAACGACTCGTTCCACCTGTATGGCTTCCTCATCAACACGTACCCGAGCCAGTTCGTCTCCCACTGCTTTGTGAAACGCGCGAGGGCTATCAGAACCTATGCCAACTCATTACACGCTTCAAAATGCGAGAACCCACGAAGCTGGAAGGCGCCGCCAAGCCTGGGGATTTTGAAGAGTACGGGCGAGGACTGATTTGCCTAACCGGTGGCGATGAAGGACCGCTAGCTGCTGCACTCATGCGAGGTGGTGAATCGGCAGGTCGCGAGACAGTCGAACAACTCGTTCGCATCTTCGGTCCGAACAATGTCTACGTTGAGTTGCAACGTCACCGAGAGCGCGCAGAGGAATGGAGGAATCAGGCTGCGATCCGAATCGCGGAGTCGCTTAGGCTGCCAGTGCTTGCAACGAATGGGGTCCGCTACGCCACCAGGTACGACCGTGAGATCTCAGACCTTTTCACTGCGGTACGCAACCACACGCGCCTCGACGATGCCGGACGCTTGCTCGCTTCGAACAATCAACGGCATCTCCGTCCAGCGAATCGCATGGCGGCGTTGTTTCGCGATGTGCCTGGCGCAATTGAAAACACGCTGGAACTCTCTTCTCGGTTGCAATTCCAGCTCTCGGATTTGGGCTATGAATTCCCGCGCTATCCCGTACCTGATGGCGAAACAATGGATAGCTTCCTTGAGAAGCGTGTTGCAGAAGGTGTTACACGGAGATATGGACCGAACCGTGACGCTGCACTCTTAGAAAGTGCGAAGAAGCAAGTTGCACATGAACTGAAGTTGATCGCAAGGCTCGGCTTCGCTGGCTACTTCCTCATCGTTTGGGACATCGTCGAGTTTTGTAAAAAGAACGGAATTCTTATTCAGGGTCGTGGCAGTGCCGCGAATTCTGCGGTTTGCTACGCGCTGGAGATA is a genomic window containing:
- a CDS encoding YidH family protein, translated to MDSSVPMLNSNQLASDRTWLAYERTLMAWIRTATSMISFGFTIYKFFEERPPNPHALLSSRDFAILMISFGLIALTLATIQHVREITSLKGQESRTHFSIALVLSILIALLGAIALISILHRE
- a CDS encoding ATPase domain-containing protein, with translation MPSPNTIRVQIEAALASRIPSALTPPPKIIRPTSPVGIAALDDLIGGGFPVGAVTELVGEECTGRTSVALSFLASITATGKVCAWIDVSDTLHPASAASVGVDLKRLLWVRCGARERIAVKETKQFSLTAACFAPKVVTKGLHGGGHGTHPRSEAKRLSAAVDRFLSDEVVAARCAEPIAKPRPIPRTFESSLTPATTTKPIRRRARTYDAIEQAMRATDLLIQTGGFSAIVLDLGGVAPEYAVKIELSTWHRYRLAAEQTQSSILLLSQYPCAKSSSELQLRLHPMDDLREEGTVFTGLNTRVEVLRQRFAQTPSNVIPMRKPPQRATEAGWQQRTSWVGKK